A stretch of the Sphingosinithalassobacter tenebrarum genome encodes the following:
- a CDS encoding FAD-dependent oxidoreductase: MRPAPFPQLDRRAVAAGLAALALPGCATTRPESAASTAARGLCLPPVKASPDRMIRAVAGLRPYRKSGFVVRRDTLGDTALVHNYGHGGAGITLSWGTSRLAVDLGLPGHTGPVAVIGCGVMGLSTARLVQDAGFAVTIYTDDLPPATTSNIAGGQWHPYGHFDRDSVTPQWRAQFLAAADYSWRRFQLMIGDAYGIRWLPTYNLGGTERQLLPTFPPENHELTRAQHPFPIDRAARFTTMYVETGRYLRQLIRDFRIAGGAIARRKFTAPGQLAELPESLVFNCTGLGSHNLFGDTGMTPARGQLAILLPQPEIEYAYTGRFGYMFPRPDGILLGGTFETGQWDATPQDADIARIIDGHRRLHADLRCPA; the protein is encoded by the coding sequence ATGCGCCCTGCCCCCTTCCCGCAACTCGATCGCAGAGCCGTCGCCGCCGGTCTGGCCGCGCTCGCGCTGCCGGGCTGCGCCACTACACGGCCCGAAAGCGCGGCTTCGACGGCGGCGCGCGGGCTGTGCCTGCCCCCGGTAAAGGCCTCGCCGGATCGGATGATTCGCGCTGTCGCGGGCCTGCGCCCCTATCGCAAATCGGGCTTCGTCGTCCGCCGCGACACGCTCGGCGACACCGCGCTCGTCCATAATTACGGGCATGGCGGCGCGGGGATCACACTGAGCTGGGGCACGTCGCGGCTGGCGGTCGATCTCGGCCTGCCCGGCCACACCGGGCCGGTCGCGGTGATCGGTTGCGGCGTGATGGGGCTCTCGACCGCGCGGCTGGTGCAGGATGCGGGCTTTGCCGTCACCATCTACACCGACGACTTGCCGCCCGCCACGACGTCGAACATCGCCGGCGGGCAATGGCATCCCTATGGCCATTTCGACCGCGATTCGGTGACGCCGCAATGGCGCGCGCAATTCCTCGCCGCCGCCGATTACAGCTGGCGCCGCTTTCAGCTGATGATCGGCGACGCGTACGGAATACGCTGGCTTCCCACTTATAATCTCGGCGGCACCGAGCGGCAGCTGCTGCCCACCTTCCCGCCCGAAAATCACGAGCTGACGCGCGCGCAGCATCCCTTTCCGATCGATCGCGCCGCGCGTTTCACGACGATGTACGTCGAAACCGGCCGCTATCTGCGCCAGTTGATCCGCGATTTCCGCATCGCCGGCGGCGCCATCGCGCGCCGCAAATTCACCGCGCCCGGGCAACTCGCAGAACTGCCGGAAAGCCTGGTGTTCAATTGCACCGGCCTCGGCTCGCACAACCTGTTCGGCGATACCGGCATGACACCTGCGCGCGGCCAGCTCGCCATCCTGCTGCCCCAGCCCGAGATCGAATACGCCTATACCGGCCGGTTCGGATACATGTTCCCGCGCCCCGACGGCATCCTGCTCGGCGGCACCTTCGAGACAGGCCAATGGGACGCGACGCCGCAGGACGCGGACATCGCCCGCATCATCGACGGGCACCGCCGCCTCCACGCCGATCTGCGCTGCCCGGCTTGA
- a CDS encoding VOC family protein — protein MAIELNHSIVWASDPAASARFLAEILGRPEPVRFGHFHVVALDNAVQLDFARTQETIQQQHYAFLIEEADFDAVFARIRERQLPYWADPGQQRRGEINHNDGGRGVYFPDPDNHLLEVITRPYGGWA, from the coding sequence ATGGCGATCGAACTGAACCACAGCATCGTCTGGGCATCGGACCCGGCGGCATCCGCCCGATTCCTGGCCGAAATCCTGGGCCGGCCCGAGCCGGTCCGATTCGGCCATTTCCATGTCGTGGCGCTCGACAACGCCGTCCAGCTCGATTTCGCCCGGACGCAGGAAACGATCCAGCAACAGCATTACGCCTTTCTGATTGAAGAGGCCGATTTCGATGCCGTGTTCGCGCGCATCCGGGAAAGGCAGCTCCCCTATTGGGCGGATCCAGGCCAACAGCGCCGGGGCGAGATCAATCATAATGACGGGGGTCGCGGCGTCTATTTTCCCGACCCCGACAATCACCTGCTGGAAGTCATCACCCGCCCCTATGGCGGATGGGCATGA
- the hslV gene encoding ATP-dependent protease subunit HslV, producing the protein MSDKSAVWHGTTILSVRKSGKVVIAGDGQVTQGQTVMKPNARKVRPLGDGKVIAGFAGATADAFTLFERLEAKLERHHHQLLRAAVELAKEWRTDKYLRNLEAMLIVADKDITLIITGNGDVLEPEAGIAAIGSGGNYALSAARALVEYEPDAEKLARKAMQIAADICVYTNENLTVEILDSDS; encoded by the coding sequence ATGAGTGACAAGTCAGCGGTGTGGCACGGCACCACCATTTTATCCGTGCGCAAATCGGGCAAGGTCGTGATCGCCGGCGATGGCCAGGTGACGCAGGGCCAGACGGTGATGAAACCCAATGCCCGCAAGGTACGCCCGCTGGGCGACGGCAAGGTGATTGCGGGCTTCGCCGGCGCCACCGCCGATGCCTTCACGCTGTTCGAGCGTCTCGAGGCCAAGCTGGAGCGGCACCATCACCAATTGCTGCGCGCCGCGGTCGAGCTCGCCAAGGAGTGGCGGACCGACAAATATCTGCGCAATCTGGAAGCGATGCTGATCGTCGCCGACAAGGACATCACGCTGATCATCACCGGCAATGGCGACGTGCTCGAACCCGAAGCGGGCATCGCCGCGATCGGATCGGGCGGAAATTACGCGCTGTCGGCGGCCCGTGCACTGGTCGAGTATGAACCCGATGCGGAGAAGCTGGCGCGCAAGGCGATGCAGATCGCCGCCGACATCTGTGTCTATACGAACGAGAATCTGACTGTGGAAATCCTCGACAGCGATAGCTGA
- a CDS encoding holin family protein — translation MGLLDGLLGPITGLIDKIIPDPEARDRAKLELLRLEGSQELETVRTRLSAIVAEAQSADPWTSRARPSFLYVMYVLLLWAIPMGLIAAVRPETAQSIAQGMNAYLSGIPEPLYALFGTGYLGYTAARQWGKIKGVEK, via the coding sequence ATGGGTTTACTCGATGGCCTGCTCGGCCCGATCACCGGCCTGATCGACAAGATCATTCCCGATCCCGAGGCGCGCGACCGCGCGAAGCTTGAACTACTCCGGCTCGAAGGAAGCCAGGAACTCGAAACCGTGCGCACGCGCCTGTCGGCGATCGTCGCCGAGGCCCAGTCGGCCGACCCCTGGACCAGCCGGGCGCGGCCCAGCTTCCTCTATGTGATGTACGTGCTGCTGCTCTGGGCGATTCCGATGGGGCTGATCGCTGCCGTCAGGCCCGAAACGGCGCAAAGCATCGCCCAGGGCATGAACGCCTATCTGTCGGGCATTCCCGAGCCGCTCTACGCCCTCTTCGGCACCGGCTATCTCGGCTATACCGCCGCGCGCCAGTGGGGGAAGATCAAGGGCGTCGAAAAGTAG